The proteins below are encoded in one region of Blastocatellia bacterium:
- a CDS encoding polysaccharide deacetylase family protein, with protein sequence MKNLGLKAIGAAMMQALGLHYVLRYINRDKAAVLLYHSVARDDVEPLPPWAIRQSEFRWQMSYLARHHRVLPLPYYVELLLKRQPIPPHSVVITFDDGFRDNYTVAYPILKEFGLPATIFLVTGYLDTEQALWPDVLFQAIYRTNVQWLDLRHLGDGTHWLRSLTERQRAFTRLIEYMKTLPVDQKNRWLSEIARRLNVDLSALSDADAPYAMLRKHEIQQMAQEGLITFGVHTESHEILTRFPFERAKQEIQISKQKLEALLGQPARFFAYPNGTEADFNEALKRELRAQGFTCAFASVGGFVSPQYDRFALQRVGIGPESSRAYFKMKLAGAMQPWYQLRRLLRRTWQT encoded by the coding sequence ATGAAGAATCTGGGTTTGAAAGCAATCGGAGCCGCGATGATGCAAGCGCTCGGCCTGCACTATGTGCTGCGCTATATCAATCGCGACAAGGCCGCCGTGCTGTTATATCACAGTGTAGCGCGCGATGACGTTGAGCCGCTGCCGCCATGGGCGATTCGCCAGAGTGAGTTCCGCTGGCAGATGAGCTATCTGGCGCGGCATCATCGGGTGCTGCCGTTGCCGTATTATGTCGAGTTGCTGTTGAAACGACAGCCGATTCCACCTCATTCTGTGGTCATCACGTTTGATGATGGATTCCGCGATAACTACACCGTCGCCTATCCGATTTTGAAGGAGTTCGGCTTGCCGGCAACGATTTTCCTGGTGACGGGCTATCTCGATACCGAGCAGGCATTGTGGCCGGACGTGTTGTTTCAAGCTATCTATCGCACCAACGTTCAATGGTTGGATTTGCGACACCTCGGCGACGGGACACATTGGCTGCGCAGCCTGACCGAACGGCAGCGCGCCTTCACCCGATTGATCGAGTACATGAAGACGTTGCCAGTGGATCAAAAGAATCGCTGGTTGAGTGAAATTGCCCGACGGCTCAACGTTGATCTGAGCGCGCTCTCGGACGCGGATGCGCCCTATGCCATGTTGCGCAAGCATGAAATCCAGCAGATGGCGCAGGAGGGCTTGATCACCTTTGGCGTTCATACTGAATCGCATGAAATCCTGACCCGCTTTCCGTTTGAACGAGCCAAGCAAGAGATTCAAATCTCGAAACAGAAACTGGAAGCCTTGCTCGGCCAACCGGCCCGCTTCTTCGCCTATCCCAACGGCACTGAAGCAGACTTCAATGAAGCGCTCAAGCGGGAACTGCGAGCCCAAGGATTCACCTGTGCGTTCGCTTCTGTTGGAGGCTTCGTTTCCCCTCAGTATGATCGCTTCGCCCTACAACGGGTGGGAATCGGCCCAGAATCGAGTCGCGCCTATTTCAAGATGAAATTAGCAGGAGCCATGCAGCCATGGTATCAGTTAAGAAGACTGCTTCGCAGGACGTGGCAAACATGA